The sequence below is a genomic window from Streptomyces sp. V1I1.
CCCTCGTCCGTGACCTCTCCGTCGCCCGCCGGCAGACCGTCGAGATCGTCAAGGCCCTCGCTCCCCCGGCTACCGCTGGGGATGCCCCCACCTCCGTGCGCGTCCTGGTCATGGACGAGCCCACCGCGCCGCTCGCCGACCACGAGGTCGAGCTGCTGTCCGCTCTCGTACGCCGGCTCACCCGCCGCGGCCTCGGCATCCTCTACATCTCGCACCGGCTGCGCGAGGTCTTCGACCTGGCGCAGCGCATCACCGTCCTCAAGGACGGCCGCCGCGTCACCACACTCCGTACGCGGGACACCGACGCGGACAGCGTCGTACGCGCCATGGTCGGCCGGGAACTGACCGCGTACTACCCACCGCGCGCCCGCCCCGAGGAGATCGGCCCCGGGCGGCTCACCGTCACCGGCGGCTCGAACGCGCGCATCAGCGGCATCGACCTGACCCTGCGGGCGGGCGAAGTCGTCGGCGTCGCAGGCCTCCAGGGCTCAGGACGCACCTCGCTCGTCCGCGCCCTCTTCGGCGCGGCTCCCTTCACCGCGGGCACCATGACCGTCGGCGGCAGGCAGCTGCGGCCCGCCCGCCCACGCGAGGCGATCCGCGCCGGCGTCGCCCTGGTCACCGAGGACCGCAAGACCGAGGGCCTCGCGTTGCGCCAGTCGGTGCGCGACAACGCGCTGCTCGTCACTCGCGCCGTCCCCATCCGCGGCAGACCCCACGCCGGACGCGAAGTCACCGCGCTCCTGGAGCGCGTACGCCTCCAGGCCCGCGGAGAGGACCAGCAGGCCCAGTACCTCTCCGGCGGCAACCAGCAGAAGGTCGTCATCGCCAAATGGCTCGCCGCCCGCCCCCAGGTGCTGCTCTTCGACGAACCCACCCGCGGGGTCGACGTCGGCGCCAAGGCCGCCATCCACACGCTGGTACGCGAACTCGCCCGCGAAGGCCTCGCCGTACTCATCATCTCCTCCGAGCTGCCGGAGCTGATCGGCATGAGCGACCGCATTCTCGTCATGTCCGAAGGCCACCTCGCCGGCGAACTCCCCGCGAGCGCGCCCGAGGAGGAGATCATGCGCCTCGCCACCGGCGGCTCGCCCCCCGACTCCGCCGGCGCTCCGCCCACGCCCGGCCGCCCCCACACCGCGAGGGAGACCGAGTGAACTCGCTCAGTACGGCCGTCGCCGCGCCGAAGTCGGCCCCCCGTGCCCCCGCGCGGGCCCGGCTCACCGACCCCGTCGTCGGTGTGTGGCTCGCCGCGCTCGCCGTCACTCTCCTCGGCTGGATCGTCGTCGCCGCCGACGGCGGGGACTTCCTCACCCTCACCAACATCGTCGCGATCCTGCAGAACTGCGTCGCACTCGGCCTGGTGGCTGTCGGTCAGTCCGCCGTCATTCTCACCGGCTCCCTCGACCTGTCCGTCGCCTACCTGATCAGCCTCGGCACGCTCGTCGCCGCCGAGACGATGCAGCGAGGCGGCATCGTCACCGCCGTGCTCGCCGTCCTCGCGCTCAGCGCGGGCGTCGGGCTCGCCAACGGCCTCATCGTCACCGGACTGAAGGTCAACGCCTTCATCACCACCCTCGGCGTCGCCTTCATCCTGCGCGGCTGGATCGAGGACAACTACACAGGACCGGCCGGCAAGGTCCCCGCCTCCTTCCAGCACCTCGGCTACGACCGCATCGGCCCCGTCCCTGTCTCCCTCTTCCTGCTCGCCGCCGTGGCCGTCGCCATGTGGCTGATCACCCGCCGCACCCGCCTCGGCCACCATATGTACGCCACAGGGGGCGACGAACACGCCGCGCGCCTCTCCGGCGTACGCACCCGCCGCACCGTTGTCGTCGCGCACATCCTGTGTTCGCTGTGCGTCGGCGCGGCCGCCCTCTTCCTCGCCGCAAGGCTCGGCGCCGGAGCGCCCTGGGCGGGCACCGAAGCGCGCTACGACCTCGAGTCGATCGCCGCTGTCGTCCTCGGCGGCACCGCGCTCGCGGGCGGTCGCGGGGGAGTGGCCGGCACCCTCGGCGGCGTCCTTGTCCTTGCCGTGCTCGACAGCGTCTTCAACCAGCTCTCCGTCGACCCGTTCTTCAAGAACGTCGTACGCGGCGTCGTCATCATCGCGGCCGTCGCACTGTACGCGCGGCGTTCGGCAAGGAGGCCCGCATGACGACGGCAACAGCCCCGCAGGCCAAGCGAGTTCTTGGCGCGCTTGGCACCGGCGCGCCCGTGTACGTACTCCTCGCCGTGCTGTTCGCGGCGCTCGCCCTGACCGATCCGGGTTTCTACGAGCCCGACCGCTTCCTCGCCTTCGTCAAACGCGCCGCGCCCCTCGTGATCCTCGCCGCCGGCCAGTATCTGGTCATCGTCTGCGGCGAGTTCGACCTCTCCGTCGGTGCGATCGTCACCGCAGGCGTAGTGGTCGCAGCCGAGCTCTACGGGTCCTTCCCCGCCGCGCCCTGGCTGCTGGTCACCGCGGTGCTGCTGGCAGCCGGAGCGCTCACCGGCCTGCTCAACGGGCTGATCACAACTGTGCTGCGCGTGCCGTCCTTCATCACCACCCTCGGCATGATGCTCATCCTCGAAGGAGCCGTCTTCTTCTGGACCGGCGGCTCCCCGCACGGCGCGCTGCCCACCGCCTTCCGCCAGCTCGGCCGCGGCACCGCGTTCGGCTGGCTGCCCTGGGCGGTCCTCGCCTGCCTGGCCGCCGGAGCCGCTGCCGTGTATCTGATGCGCTCCGA
It includes:
- a CDS encoding sugar ABC transporter ATP-binding protein translates to MLTMHGVSKSFLGVRVLHDVGLDLEAGEVHALVGENGAGKSTLMKILAGEYVPDSGTITIDGTDHAFTHPSQAQAAGIGIIHQEFALLAHRTVAENVFLGREPARRGLVDRKAMEARTAELLAELDETGITPRTLVRDLSVARRQTVEIVKALAPPATAGDAPTSVRVLVMDEPTAPLADHEVELLSALVRRLTRRGLGILYISHRLREVFDLAQRITVLKDGRRVTTLRTRDTDADSVVRAMVGRELTAYYPPRARPEEIGPGRLTVTGGSNARISGIDLTLRAGEVVGVAGLQGSGRTSLVRALFGAAPFTAGTMTVGGRQLRPARPREAIRAGVALVTEDRKTEGLALRQSVRDNALLVTRAVPIRGRPHAGREVTALLERVRLQARGEDQQAQYLSGGNQQKVVIAKWLAARPQVLLFDEPTRGVDVGAKAAIHTLVRELAREGLAVLIISSELPELIGMSDRILVMSEGHLAGELPASAPEEEIMRLATGGSPPDSAGAPPTPGRPHTARETE
- a CDS encoding ABC transporter permease; translated protein: MNSLSTAVAAPKSAPRAPARARLTDPVVGVWLAALAVTLLGWIVVAADGGDFLTLTNIVAILQNCVALGLVAVGQSAVILTGSLDLSVAYLISLGTLVAAETMQRGGIVTAVLAVLALSAGVGLANGLIVTGLKVNAFITTLGVAFILRGWIEDNYTGPAGKVPASFQHLGYDRIGPVPVSLFLLAAVAVAMWLITRRTRLGHHMYATGGDEHAARLSGVRTRRTVVVAHILCSLCVGAAALFLAARLGAGAPWAGTEARYDLESIAAVVLGGTALAGGRGGVAGTLGGVLVLAVLDSVFNQLSVDPFFKNVVRGVVIIAAVALYARRSARRPA
- a CDS encoding ABC transporter permease, with product MTTATAPQAKRVLGALGTGAPVYVLLAVLFAALALTDPGFYEPDRFLAFVKRAAPLVILAAGQYLVIVCGEFDLSVGAIVTAGVVVAAELYGSFPAAPWLLVTAVLLAAGALTGLLNGLITTVLRVPSFITTLGMMLILEGAVFFWTGGSPHGALPTAFRQLGRGTAFGWLPWAVLACLAAGAAAVYLMRSDFGRTLVATGDSERAAALAGVRVARARTIAFILSGAAAALAAVLVGGFSGVSAQAGRGYEFEAITAVVLGGVVLGGGRGSVVAAMAGAFSLQALFTLLNLQGVSGALESTVQGLIVIAAVGLGAADWSRLRRRRTHPSGGEPS